Below is a genomic region from Mesorhizobium sp. NZP2298.
ACAGCTTTCATATGTTGGCGCCGAACCGTTGCTCGATCTCATCGCGACCCATGCGGTCGAAATCTTCAGGGACTGAAAGGCCGGTCATAAAACCAACCCGTCGCTTCTGCGGTGCGGGCTGATCGATAGGCACGATTCTGGCCAATGGCTTGCCGGCGTTGGTGATGATGAACGACTCACCTTTGGCTACCTGTCTTACGAGGCGCGACAGATGGGCTTTCGCATCGCGAATGTTTACCGTTCGCATCAAAGGTTGCTCCTCAAAGACCGCCACCGTGTGGGCATTAGCCGTCCGGCTCAATCCGTCTTGCCGTCAGCCAGCCCAAAGCCACCGACGGGGTGGGTTTCCACCTGGAACTCGAAGCCGGCGATGAAGGGCCGCGCCTTGGCGATGGCCGCTTGGACTTCCGGAAGCTGCAACGAGGCCTTGTGGCTTTCAGCGTCGGTCCACACTTCAGTGACCCAGATCGCATCGGCATCCGCGGGGTCACGAGCGATGATGTAACTCAGGCAACCGGGCAGGGCGCCGGTGCTGTCGCGCAGCAGGTCCATGACCGCGTCGCGCTGGCCGCGCGCCGCCCGCATCTTGCCGATCAGTCCGTACATTCTGTTGCCTCCCCTTCAAAGTCTCCGACAAGAGTATGCGGGCTTTCAGTATGCAGATAGCCTGTCACGGCATCAACTGGCCGCCATTCACCTCGATCACCTGGCCGGTGATGTAACCGCTCAGCAGGTCCGACGAGAGGAACAGATAGGCGCCGACGCAGTCTTGCGCCGTGCCGGCCCGCCCCTGCGGAATTGTGGCGACCATGCCCTTGATCTGCTCCTCGGTCGAATAGCGCTCGTGGAACGGGGTGAGAATGGTACCGGGCGCCACGGCGTTGACGCGGATGCCGAAGCCGATCAGCTCCTTGGCCATGCCGCGCGTCACATTGGAGACGAAGGCCTTGGCCGACCCATAGAGACCGGCACCGCCGCCCGCACCATTGCGCGCGGCGATCGAGGAGGTGTTGACGATGAAGCCGCCCTGCTTCTTCAGCCACGGGATTGCCTTGCGGGAGGCGGTCAGCACCGAGCGCGCATTGAGGTCCATCACCGCGTCATAATGCGCTTCGGTCTGCTCGGCGTAGGGCACCCGGCCGAGCATGCCGCCGGCATTGTTGACCAGTCCGTCGAGACGGCCGAAATGCCGCGCACTGTCCTCGACAACGCGTTCGACATCGGCGGGAACCGAAAAATCGCCCTGGACGAGGAAGACCTCCCCGCCGCTGTCGCGAATGGTCTTGCCAAGTTTCTCGGCGGCCTCTTGGCTCGAATTGTAATGCAGTGCCACCTTGGATTTCTGCGCGGCATAGGCCAGCGCGAGTGCCGCGCCTATGCCGGTAGAGGCGCCGGTGACAAGCACCGCCTTGCCGGCGAGATCGGGAATGGTAAGCGCGGTCGTGGTGGGCACTGTCGGTCCTCCGGAGTGTTCAACGGGACCAGCCGTTCCAGGTCCCATGGTCGAGACTGTGCACTATGGCCGGAGATAGGCATAGCCCTGGCTTTGCAGTTCCGCGAGCTTGACCACGCCGCCCTTGTCGGCGGCATGGAAGCCTTCGAGCAGGTCGGCGAGCGAAATGTCCATGCCTTGCATGGTGTTGGCGCAGGCTTGCGGCTCGAGCCCCTGCTTCACCAGGCCGGCGAAGCGGCCGGAGACCGCGGCCGATATGCCCTTCGACTTGAACGCGGCCAGGGCCGGGCCATGCACGACCAGCACGATGTCGACATTGCCGCCGGTCCCCTCATAGTGGTTCTTGATGTTGCCGAGCACGAAATTGACCTTGTCCACATCGCTCAGGTGATAGACGACCTTCAGCTTGGCGGCCTCGGTGGCCGCCGCCTGCACCGCCCGCAAGCCAAGAAACGTTCCGGTTCCGGCAAGAACCGCACGGAACATGTCACGCCGGCGCATGGCTTCCTCCTCCGATTTCACCGCGATTTGCGTGGCCCCGGCCGCAATACTAGCATAAATTGACGCTACGTCCTGTCGATGCGAGGAGGGATCACATGACGTTCAGGGCAGGGGAATGGAGGACAATTGCGGGCGCTGGATTTGGCGTGGTGCTGCTCGGTTTGCTCTCAGGCACGGCAGTCGCCGGCGACACGCTTAAACTCAGGGAACTCAGCCCGAACGGGGCGGATGCCTGTTTCGGCCGGGTCTATGACGCAGCCCATCTCAAGGCGCATCCGAAGCAGAAGGTGGCGCGGATCTTCTTCTACTACGGCCATGACCCGGTCAGCCGGCCGAACGAAGAGCCCACGGCAAACGCCGACACATCGTATAATGGCTTTCTCACCACCACGGTGCGTGGCGCCAAGGCGCCGGAATGGGCCGGCGGCTGGTGCAATCACGAATCCGAGGACGGTACATCAGGCCCGATCCGCTGCGGCATGGATTGCGATCGTACGCTGGCCTCGCTGAAAGTCGACGACAAGGGCCGGCTGCTCCTCTCTGATCTGTCCTCCGATATCTACCTCGATCCGGACTCCGCGGAGCAACTCGGCAAGGCGGAATACAACCGCCAGGCGCTCGGCTCGGAGGATGATAATTTCCGCCTTGACCCGATGCCGGCCGCAACCTGCCAGGCCGAGTTCGCCCGCATCGATCCCGTCGATCCGGCGCTAGGGGACCCGTTGCGCGTGCGGCTGAAGCCGGACCAGCCCTTCTGCTATGGTCGTGACTACGACGCGGCCCATATGAGTTCGCACCCCAACCAGCTGACGCAGTCGATCCGGGTGTTCCGCGGACCTGTGGAACTGGCATCCTTCGCCTCGGGGGGCGACGCCGCCAACTGGCCCGATGGCGCCGACATTGCCGTCTCAGTGACGACCAGAAAGAATGGCGCCAAGGTCACGCAGACCTATTCCTGCCAGGGCGAGGCGGACCAGTGGCGCTGCGCGGCAAGCTCGAAGATGAGCGATTTTGCCTGCGACATCGTGCAGAAGGAGATCTTCCTCAAGCGCGGCGCCAACGGCATGATGATGCTGGCCAATCCCAATAGCAGCCTGGCGATCGTCGATCTGTGCTCGAAGGCCGCCGACGGCAAGACGAAGTCGGACGACAAGGTCTATCGGCTGGAGCCTATGCCGCAATCGGCCTGCGCACCTTGAGGCCTGTCGATATTCAGGTGAGGCCGGGCTGCGAATGGCGGCTTCCTGCGCTTCCGGTGCTCACGTACTTTGAGTACGCTCCGCTCCGGTTCTCGGAAGCCACCATTCTCGACTCGGCCTGACCTGAATCTCGACAGACCTCAGGCTAGCGCGAGGCTACGCAAACGGCACGGCGGTCGTGCCCTTGGGCAGCTTCGCCTCATCGTCGGGCTCGACATGGATGGTGACGCGCACCGAGGGGATTTCGGCTTTCAGCGCGTCCTCGATGCGGTCGCAGATGACGTGGCTGGCGCCGACCGACATGTCGGCGTCGACGACCAGATGGAACTCGATGAAGGTGGCGCGGCCGGCGATGCGGGTTTTCAGGTCGTGCACCTCCAGCGCGCCCTTGCAGTTGGACGAGATGATGTCGCGGATGCGCATATGTTCCTGCGTGTCGACGGCGCGGTCCATCAGCCCGTTCATCGACGAACCGATGACGTGCCAGCCCTGCCACAGGATGTTGAGCGCGACGATGACGGCAAGTGCCGGATCGAGGATCTGCCAGCCGGTCAGGATCGCCCCGACCAGGCCGCCGAAGACACCGATCGAGGTCACCACATCGGTCATGATATGATTGCCGTCGGCGACCAGCGCCGGCGATTTCTCGGCCCGGCCGACGCGGATCAGCGTCCAGGCCCAGAAGGCATTGATGGCAGTGGCGACGCCATTGATGGCAAGACCTTTCCAGGGCTGCGCGAGCGGCGCTGGCGTTTGCCAGGAGCGCCAGACTTCGTTCAGGATCAACAGCGCGGCGACGACGATCAGCACGCCTTCGAGCACGGCCGAGAAATACTCGGCCTTGTGATGGCCGAACGGGTGGTCCTGGTCGGCGGGCTTGTAGCTGACCTGGATCGCCCAGAAGGCGGCGACCGAGGCAATGACGTTGACGATGGATTCCAGTGCGTCCGAATAGAGCGCGACGGAGCCGGTGACGTACCAGGCGGCGACCTTCAGCGCGAGCACGACAAAGGCGATCACGATCGACCAGAAGGCAAGGTTGGCGACCTTGCGCTTGCCGGCGGCTTTCGTCGCGATCATCATGGCATTGTCGGCTTCGGCCATTCCGTCAGGCTGCCTTTTCCTTGGCCTTGCGCGGCAAATGGGCGACGATATTCTCGATGATGCGCATGCCGGCATTGTGGCCGAGTGTCATGATCGATTCCGGGTGGAACTGCACCGCGGCGATCGGCTCCTTGCGATGTTCGAAGGCCATGATCACGCCGTCTTCTGTCTCGGCCGTGACGATGAAGTCATCGGGCAGCCGCACCGGATCGGCGAAGATCGAGTGGTAGCGGCCGACGGTGACTTCCTTGGGCAGGCCCGAGAAGATGATGCCCGGCTTTGAGACGCGGATGCGCGAGGGCTTGCCGTGCATCGGGATGTGCAACTGGCGCAGTTCCCCGCCATAGGCCTCGGCCAGCGCTTGCAGGCCGAGGCAGACACCGAAGATCGGCAAGTCGCGGGCGCGCGCCTTCTTGATGGTGGCGGCACAGTCGAAATCCTTCGGCGTGCCAGGCCCGGGCGACAGCACGACGAGATCCGGCTTCAGCCGCTCGAAGACTTCCTCCGGCACCGGCGTGCGCACGGTCGAGACATTGGCGCCGGTCTGGCGGAAGTAGTTGGCCAGCGTGTGGACGAAACTGTCCTCGTGGTCGACGAGCAGGATGTTGACGCCGTCGCCGACGCGCGCGGTGGTGCGCTCGGTGCTGGCGGAATTGCCCGTCTTGGCGTCGCGGATGGCGGAGAGCATGGCGGATGCCTTCAATTCGGTTTCGGCTTCTTCTTCCTCGGGAATGCTGTCGAACAGCAATGTGGCGCCGGCGCGCACCTCGGCGATGCCGTCCTTGATGCGGATGGTACGCAACGTCAGGCCGGTGTTCATGTCACCGTTGAAATTGACCATTCCGATGGCGCCGCCATACCAGGCGCGGGGGCTCTTTTCGTTCTGCTCGATGAAGCGCATGGCCCACAGTTTCGGCGCGCCGGTGACGGTGACCGCCCAGGCATGCGAGAGGAAGGCATCGAAGGCATCCATGCCTTCGCGCAGCCGGCCCTCGATGTGATCCACGGTATGGATCAGGCGCGAATACATCTCGATCTGGCGGCGGCCGATGACGCGCACCGAACCCGGCTCGCAGACCCGCGACTTGTCGTTGCGGTCGACGTCCGAACACATTGTGAGCTCGGATTCATCCTTCTTCGAATTGAGCAGCTTCAGGATCTGCTCGCTATCGGAAATGGCGTCGTCGCCCCGCTTGATGGTGCCCGAGATCGGGCAGGTCTCGACACGGCGGCCGTTGACGCGCACGAACATTTCGGGCGAGGCGCCGATCAGGTATTCGCCTTCGCCCAGGTTGATGAAGAAGGAATAGGGCGAGGGGTTGATCGACTTCAGCTTGCGCGAAATCTCGGATGGCTGCGTCTCGCAACGCTCATAAAACATCTGGCCGGGAACGACCTCGAACAGGTCGCCGCGCTTGAACGAGTCCATCGCGCGGCGCACAAGGTTGGCATATTCGCCGGGCTCATGGTCGCCACGCGGCGGGATGCGGTCGGCGGTCTGGAACGGCTCGGCGATTTCGTCGCGCGGCAGGCCCTCGGTCGAAAAACCCTCGCCTGAATAGTCGTAGCGGTCAGTCCAGGCCTTGGCCGAATAATGGTCGACGACCAGGATCTCGTCAGGCAGGAACAGCACGAGGTCGCGCTGGCTCTCCCTGCGCTCGAGCTTGTAGTCGACCGGGTCGAACTGGAAGGCGAGGTCGTAGCCAAAGGCGCCATAGAGGCCGAGATTGGCGTCTTCCGCTGTCTTGAACAAAGCGGTGATGGCACGCAGCACGGTAAAGACCGAAGGCACGCGGCTGCGCTCCTCTTCGGTGAAGACACGGCCCGGTTTGGCGACATCGAGGCGGATCAGCTTCCTGGTCGTCTCGGCGATCGTGACATCAGCCAAGCCGCCGAGCGTCTTGCCGATGACCGGCAACAGTGCTTCGCCACGCCCGTTCAGTGCCTCGATGCGCATGGCGCGACCGCGCGCGGAGATGACCAGAGGCGGATCGATGATGGCCGTGTCCCAGCGCGTGTAGCGGCCGGGATATTCGTAATTCGAGGAAAACACGGCACCGCGGCGCGAATTCAGCCCGTCGACGTAAGTGTCGATCGCGCCTGCATAGGGCCGGTCGTGGCGCTCGCGGGTGATGGTGATGCCACCCGCGGTCACGAAGCTTTCAGCGCCGTTTTCCAGAACCTTCATCGTCATTGCCGTCTCCATCTGGCTTGTTGGGGCAACGGACCCGGGACTGGCTTGGAAAAAACAAATGGCCGCCCGGACTTTCCGTTGCGGCCACCCTCTACTTTTCACGCACGCGCGTTCGAACAGGCCGCTGTCAGCAGGCCCACCACCAAATGGTCTTGGTCGAACGCATGTTCATGGCGAAATCCATAGCGGCGAAAAACTGGATGCGCAACTGATTTGAAAAGCCTCTTCGGTGGCCGCCGGTTCCCAGGCTCATGGCACATCGCCAGAGCTGGCGGTCGCGTCTAGGCTGGATACCCAACACCATGAAGACGGGAAACACCAATGACCGAACAGGCCGAGCGCGCGCGGACGTTCCATTCCCTTCACGTGAAGGGCAACCCGATCGTTCTCTACAATGCCTGGGATCCGGGCTCAGCAAAGATCGTGGAGAAGGCAGGCGCCAAGGCCATCGCCACCGGCAGCTGGCCGGTCGCGGCAGCATTCGGTTATGCCGATGGTGAGAAAATCCCGCTGGACCTGGCACTCGACAACATCAAGCGTATCGTGGCGGCGGTCGATCTGCCGGTGACGATGGACCTCGAAGGCGGTTATGGTGTCGAACCGGAGGTCGTTGCCAAGACGGTGACACGTGCCTTGCAGGCCGGGGCCATCGGCTTCAATTTCGAGGACCAGATCGTTGGCGGCACGGGCTTGCACGACATCGGCGTGCAGGTAAGGCGGGTCGAAGCGGCCGCGGCCGCCGTCAAGGCCTCCGGTATCCCGGCCTTCCTCAACGCCCGCACCGACATCTTCCTCAAGGCCAAGCCCGATGCGCATGACAAGGCGCTGCTCGACCAGGCGATCGAGCGGGCGCATGCCTATGAAAAGGCCGGAGCAAGCGGCTTCTTCGCGCCGGGTCTCGGCGACGAGGGCCTCATCGAGGCGCTCTGCAAGGCCACGACGCTGCCGGTCAACATCATTGCATTGGCGCATGTGCCGCCGCGCCAGCGGCTGGCCGAACTCGGCGTCGCCCGTATCAGCCATGGCCCGGTGCCCTACCGGCAGATGGCGGAATGGCTGGAGGCGAAAGCGCGGTTGGCCATTTCTGGCTAGGTCAGTCTTCCAGCGTCCCTGATCGTGCGTCGGCGCTCTTCCTGTCGCCGACCAGCTTCAGCAGGTCCTCGCCGGCGCGGATGATGCGGCGCGAGCGGCGGGTCAGGATGATGCCGTCCTGCGGCGCGAACACTTCCGCGCGGCCATCGGCTTCGCCCGGCGCGTGCACGATGGTGGCGAGGCGCGTGCCCCTGGCGACACGGTCGCCGGGCTTGACGTCATAGAGCACAGCACCGGCCCGGGGCGCGGGCATCATGTCGATGTTTTCCAGGGGGGCCACAGTGCCGGTGAAAGGGCCGGGTGCGGGGAGTGCGCTGTCGGCGATCACGCCGCGTACCACCAGCAGCCGGTAGAGGCCTTCGGCATCGGCGGCAGCCAGCGCGCCATCGACATCGAGGATGCCGCGATATTCGACCGTGGTGGCGACACGGCGGTCGAACTTCGCCACATCGGCGGGAACGTTCTGATAGGGCATGATCGAGGCGCCCTCGAAGGTGCCGTCTGTGTCCTCGCTCCACAGCACCACCGCATCGACGCCCATGGCGGCGGCGCAATCGGCCATGGCCGGCCACAGGCTGGTGTGGACGTAGAGATAGGCAAGACCCTCGTCATCGCAGTGCAGGTCGAGCACGATGTCGTGGCCCATCGACAGTTGCACCAGGCGTGACTTCAGCCGCTGGTCGGCGCCGCCAAACGAGGTGTCCGGCAAGAGCCTGGCGTCGGGCGCGGCAAGCAGCGGAAAGCCGCGGTTGAAATTGGTGCGGGTGCCCAGATGGAAGCGGCCCTGGTGCTCGCCGAAATGATATTGCGCGCGGCCGATCGGGTTGGCCCACGGTACGATGGTGATGCTGCCCTTGATGCGGCCTTCGGCCTCCGCCTTGTTCAGCGCCGGCATCAGCGCGTCGATGGCGAC
It encodes:
- a CDS encoding type II toxin-antitoxin system Phd/YefM family antitoxin; this translates as MRTVNIRDAKAHLSRLVRQVAKGESFIITNAGKPLARIVPIDQPAPQKRRVGFMTGLSVPEDFDRMGRDEIEQRFGANI
- a CDS encoding putative quinol monooxygenase, which gives rise to MYGLIGKMRAARGQRDAVMDLLRDSTGALPGCLSYIIARDPADADAIWVTEVWTDAESHKASLQLPEVQAAIAKARPFIAGFEFQVETHPVGGFGLADGKTD
- a CDS encoding SDR family NAD(P)-dependent oxidoreductase encodes the protein MPTTTALTIPDLAGKAVLVTGASTGIGAALALAYAAQKSKVALHYNSSQEAAEKLGKTIRDSGGEVFLVQGDFSVPADVERVVEDSARHFGRLDGLVNNAGGMLGRVPYAEQTEAHYDAVMDLNARSVLTASRKAIPWLKKQGGFIVNTSSIAARNGAGGGAGLYGSAKAFVSNVTRGMAKELIGFGIRVNAVAPGTILTPFHERYSTEEQIKGMVATIPQGRAGTAQDCVGAYLFLSSDLLSGYITGQVIEVNGGQLMP
- a CDS encoding DsrE family protein is translated as MRRRDMFRAVLAGTGTFLGLRAVQAAATEAAKLKVVYHLSDVDKVNFVLGNIKNHYEGTGGNVDIVLVVHGPALAAFKSKGISAAVSGRFAGLVKQGLEPQACANTMQGMDISLADLLEGFHAADKGGVVKLAELQSQGYAYLRP
- a CDS encoding cation diffusion facilitator family transporter, producing the protein MAEADNAMMIATKAAGKRKVANLAFWSIVIAFVVLALKVAAWYVTGSVALYSDALESIVNVIASVAAFWAIQVSYKPADQDHPFGHHKAEYFSAVLEGVLIVVAALLILNEVWRSWQTPAPLAQPWKGLAINGVATAINAFWAWTLIRVGRAEKSPALVADGNHIMTDVVTSIGVFGGLVGAILTGWQILDPALAVIVALNILWQGWHVIGSSMNGLMDRAVDTQEHMRIRDIISSNCKGALEVHDLKTRIAGRATFIEFHLVVDADMSVGASHVICDRIEDALKAEIPSVRVTIHVEPDDEAKLPKGTTAVPFA
- a CDS encoding anthranilate synthase, which produces MTMKVLENGAESFVTAGGITITRERHDRPYAGAIDTYVDGLNSRRGAVFSSNYEYPGRYTRWDTAIIDPPLVISARGRAMRIEALNGRGEALLPVIGKTLGGLADVTIAETTRKLIRLDVAKPGRVFTEEERSRVPSVFTVLRAITALFKTAEDANLGLYGAFGYDLAFQFDPVDYKLERRESQRDLVLFLPDEILVVDHYSAKAWTDRYDYSGEGFSTEGLPRDEIAEPFQTADRIPPRGDHEPGEYANLVRRAMDSFKRGDLFEVVPGQMFYERCETQPSEISRKLKSINPSPYSFFINLGEGEYLIGASPEMFVRVNGRRVETCPISGTIKRGDDAISDSEQILKLLNSKKDESELTMCSDVDRNDKSRVCEPGSVRVIGRRQIEMYSRLIHTVDHIEGRLREGMDAFDAFLSHAWAVTVTGAPKLWAMRFIEQNEKSPRAWYGGAIGMVNFNGDMNTGLTLRTIRIKDGIAEVRAGATLLFDSIPEEEEAETELKASAMLSAIRDAKTGNSASTERTTARVGDGVNILLVDHEDSFVHTLANYFRQTGANVSTVRTPVPEEVFERLKPDLVVLSPGPGTPKDFDCAATIKKARARDLPIFGVCLGLQALAEAYGGELRQLHIPMHGKPSRIRVSKPGIIFSGLPKEVTVGRYHSIFADPVRLPDDFIVTAETEDGVIMAFEHRKEPIAAVQFHPESIMTLGHNAGMRIIENIVAHLPRKAKEKAA
- a CDS encoding isocitrate lyase/PEP mutase family protein, whose protein sequence is MTEQAERARTFHSLHVKGNPIVLYNAWDPGSAKIVEKAGAKAIATGSWPVAAAFGYADGEKIPLDLALDNIKRIVAAVDLPVTMDLEGGYGVEPEVVAKTVTRALQAGAIGFNFEDQIVGGTGLHDIGVQVRRVEAAAAAVKASGIPAFLNARTDIFLKAKPDAHDKALLDQAIERAHAYEKAGASGFFAPGLGDEGLIEALCKATTLPVNIIALAHVPPRQRLAELGVARISHGPVPYRQMAEWLEAKARLAISG
- a CDS encoding succinylglutamate desuccinylase/aspartoacylase domain-containing protein, encoding MQKSIERIAGDSEGVSYEFPVFRFTGSDKAAPSAYLQAALHAGELPGVVAIDALMPALNKAEAEGRIKGSITIVPWANPIGRAQYHFGEHQGRFHLGTRTNFNRGFPLLAAPDARLLPDTSFGGADQRLKSRLVQLSMGHDIVLDLHCDDEGLAYLYVHTSLWPAMADCAAAMGVDAVVLWSEDTDGTFEGASIMPYQNVPADVAKFDRRVATTVEYRGILDVDGALAAADAEGLYRLLVVRGVIADSALPAPGPFTGTVAPLENIDMMPAPRAGAVLYDVKPGDRVARGTRLATIVHAPGEADGRAEVFAPQDGIILTRRSRRIIRAGEDLLKLVGDRKSADARSGTLED